A single region of the Candidatus Poribacteria bacterium genome encodes:
- a CDS encoding slipin family protein, whose protein sequence is MLPQIEPIYFAITVFVVILLATSVRILKEYERAVIFRLGRLTGTRGPGLVFMIPFWIERMQKISLRVIVNDVTPQDVITKDNVSVSVNAVLSFRVTEADRAVIEVEDFGFAISQVAQTTLRSVLGRAELDDLLSEREKLNQDLEDIIKKHCEPWGVEVLAMEIKHVDLPVEMQRAMAKQAEAERERRAKVTHAEGEFESAQVLTDAAEILSKTPTAVQLRFLQALVEVSAEKNSTVVFPIPIDLLSPFLEKLTD, encoded by the coding sequence ATGCTACCACAAATTGAGCCAATCTATTTTGCCATTACCGTATTTGTCGTTATTCTGTTGGCGACAAGCGTTAGGATCCTCAAAGAATACGAGCGCGCCGTTATTTTCCGTCTCGGACGATTGACAGGGACTCGCGGTCCCGGCCTCGTGTTTATGATTCCGTTCTGGATTGAGCGGATGCAGAAAATCAGCCTCCGTGTTATCGTCAACGATGTCACCCCACAAGATGTTATTACAAAAGATAACGTTTCCGTGAGTGTCAATGCCGTTCTTAGCTTCAGGGTAACTGAAGCGGATAGGGCAGTGATTGAAGTCGAGGACTTCGGTTTCGCGATTTCCCAAGTCGCACAGACGACACTCCGTAGCGTGCTCGGACGCGCCGAACTCGACGACCTACTCTCCGAACGCGAAAAGCTGAATCAGGATTTGGAAGATATTATCAAAAAGCATTGTGAACCGTGGGGTGTTGAAGTGCTGGCGATGGAGATTAAACACGTAGACCTCCCCGTCGAAATGCAACGCGCCATGGCGAAACAGGCGGAAGCGGAGCGTGAACGCCGCGCCAAAGTCACACACGCCGAAGGTGAATTTGAATCGGCACAAGTGTTAACCGATGCCGCTGAAATCCTCAGCAAAACGCCAACAGCGGTGCAGCTGCGGTTCCTACAGGCATTGGTGGAGGTCAGTGCAGAGAAAAACTCAACCGTCGTCTTCCCAATCCCGATTGATTTGCTGAGTCCGTTCCTCGAAAAACTGACAGATTAG